From a single Brassica oleracea var. oleracea cultivar TO1000 chromosome C5, BOL, whole genome shotgun sequence genomic region:
- the LOC106343187 gene encoding probable DNA-3-methyladenine glycosylase 2: protein MGEQSSSQPQSPQPETQTLIPPQSNGASVNSTEVSGDIVSSTTIDTRRITELGNVSSPPSKIPLRPRKIRKLTHDDGEDAKAEAAAKGKPSQSRAITLPRIHARPLTYEGELEAAIHHLRSADPLLVELIDVYPPPSFESFPTPFLALIRNILYQQLAAKAGNSIYTRFVALCGGEHVVVPETVLALDPQQLRQIGVSGRKASYLHDLARKYQNGILSDSAIVSMDDKSLFTMLTMVNGIGSWSVHMFMINSLHRPDVLPVNDLGVRKGVQMLYNLEELPRPSQMEQLCVKWRPYRSVASWYMWRLIEAKGASATSTVSRSVMSLPPPLDDIQQQEHQQQQQQQQSQQLLDPMSVFSIGSWGQS, encoded by the exons ATGGGCGAACAATCCTCGTCTCAGCCACAATCTCCCCAACCCGAGACTCAAACCCTAATTCCGCCGCAATCAAACGGCGCATCCGTCAATTCAACCGAAGTCTCCGGCGATATCGTCTCATCCACCACCATCGACACCCGACGGATCACGGAACTAGGCAACGTCTCCTCTCCCCCTTCCAAAATCCCCCTCCGTCCCCGTAAAATCCGGAAGCTCACGCACGACGACGGCGAAGACGCTAAGGCGGAGGCTGCAGCTAAAGGTAAACCGTCGCAGTCACGCGCTATAACCCTCCCGAGAATCCACGCTCGCCCGCTCACGTACGAAGGCGAGCTCGAGGCGGCGATTCACCATCTCCGCAGCGCGGATCCGCTGCTCGTGGAGCTGATCGACGTCTACCCTCCGCCTTCGTTCGAGTCCTTCCCGACTCCCTTCTTGGCTCTGATACGCAACATCCTCTACCAGCAGCTCGCCGCGAAAGCCGGGAACTCGATCTACACTAGGTTCGTCGCTCTCTGCGGCGGAGAGCACGTCGTCGTCCCCGAGACGGTCTTGGCCTTGGACCCTCAGCAGCTTCGTCAGATAGGAGTATCGGGAAGGAAGGCGAGCTACCTCCACGACCTCGCTAGGAAGTATCAAAACGGAATCTTGTCCGATTCCGCGATTGTGAGCATGGATGATAAGTCTCTGTTCACGATGCTGACGATGGTTAATGGGATCGGGTCGTGGTCTGTCCATATGTTTATGATCAATTCTTTGCACAGACCTGATGTTTTGCCTGTTAATGATCTCGGGGTTAGGAAAGGCGTTCAGATGTTGTATAACTTGGAGGAGTTGCCTCGGCCTTCGCAAATGGAGCAGCTTTGTGTTAAGTGGCGGCCGTACAGGTCGGTGGCTTCTTGGTACATGTGGCGGCTTATTGAAGCTAAGGGCGCATCAGCAACGAGTACTGTTTCACGAAGTGTTATGTCGTTGCCGCCGCCGTTAGACGACATTCAACAACAAGAACATCAGCAGCAGCAGCAGCAGCAGCAGTCACAGCAGCTTCTGGATCCTATGAGCGTGTTCAGTATCGG GTCTTGGGGACAGTCATAG
- the LOC106294816 gene encoding uncharacterized protein LOC106294816 isoform X1 → MFQGGVLNTLKKKKTGSMNEEEPSGSREEGCSISLFDYSVENHLKAMESISDLCNETGIDIEKTDLNRLSSSVTLLREWRHFSYEPKSFGFYNEAEKGCEPKDVNSHTLPQFSSARAPKVKIDDDESSSFGELSKDFVMHVGGSVWALEWCPRVHVNPEALAKCEFLAVATHPPQSYSHKIGVRLSGRGIIQIWCVINVKCENDSAHTSGKKTAKPQKKPSVEFNNKGEPKKPRGRPRKHPVETTTEPKKTRGRPKRKCSTADLPIGLEGDVLYIEALSVRYPEEPVVPETPLPVTETKTNSGSSGQALSSENANIKLPVRRRRTKTQRAEEPCKPAMSEDSEAVGNNVPGEQSAGISEDVALPRVVLCLAHNGKVAWDMKWRPLSPDDSLDKHRMGYLAVLLGNGSLEVWDVPMPQAISALYLSSNKEATDPRFVKLAPVFKCSNLKCGDSQSIPLTVEWSTFGNPDFLLAGCHDGTVALWKFSITKSSEDTRPLLVFSADTSPIRAVAWAPGESDQESANVIATAGHGGLKFWDLRDPYRPLWDLHPVPRFIYSLDWLQDPKCVLLSFEDGTMRILSLVKVAYDVPATGKPYPNTKQQGLSVYNCSSYPIWSIQVSRLTGMAAYCTADGSVAHFQLTTKAVEKDPRNRTHHFLCGRLTMNDSTFIVHSPAPNVPIMLKKLVSENGEKQRCLKSLLNESPNRHTSPVSDGQPLAFAQDEEPGSESEPEGTNKKASKSKDKKGKGNTIEEDENRGALVCVKEDGDEGEGRRKEASNSSSGVKVERLPPKMVAMHRVRWNMNKGSERLLCYGGAAGIVRCQEIASFGSVGKPNWRPQR, encoded by the exons ATGTTCCAAGGAGGAGTTTTGAACACTTTAAAAAAAAAAAAAACGGGATCAATGAATGAAGAAGAGCCTTCAGGAAGTAGAGAAGAAGGATGTAGTATATCATTGTTTGATTATTCTGTTGAAAATCATTTGAAGGCAATGGAATCGATCAGTGATCTATGTAATGAAACTGGTATTGATATTGAGAAGACTGATCTCAACAGACTATCATCATCTGTTACACTCTTGAG GGAATGGAGGCATTTTAGTTATGAACCAAAAAGTTTTGGATTCTATAACGAAGCTGAAAAAGGCTGTGAACCAAAGGATGTCAACAGTCACACTTTGCCTCAATTTTCTTCTGCACGAGCTCCTAAG GTTAAGATAGATGACGATGAATCATCATCATTTGGTGAACTCAG CAAGGATTTTGTGATGCATGTTGGAGGCTCCGTTTGGGCATTGGAGTGGTGTCCCAGAGTTCATGTAAATCCAGAAGCTCTGGCAAAATGTGAG TTTCTAGCTGTGGCTACTCATCCGCCTCAGTCATACAGTCACAAGATAGGGGTTCGACTTTCAGGCAGGGGCATTATTCAGATATGGTGCGTTATAAACGTCAAATGCGAGAACGATAGCGCCCATACATCAGGGAAGAAGACAGCAAAGCCTCAAAAGAAACCATCCGTTGAGTTTAATAATAAAGGAGAACCTAAAAAGCCGAGAGGCAGGCCTAGAAAGCATCCAGTAGAGACAACAACAGAGCCTAAGAAGACAAGGGGAAGACCTAAAAGGAAGTGTAGTACTGCTGACCTTCCTATTGGGCTTGAAGGTGACGTTCTATACATTGAAGCTTTGTCTGTTCGATATCCGGAAGAGCCAGTTGTTCCCGAAACTCCTCTTCCGGTAACTGAAACTAAAACCAACAGTGGAAGCTCAGGACAAGCGTTGTCTTCAGAAAATGCAAATATCAAACTTCCCGTTCGGAGAAGAAGAACAAAAACCCAACGTGCTGAAGAACCTTGCAAACCGGCCATGTCAGAAGATAGTGAAGCTGTTGGAAACAACGTGCCAGGCGAACAATCCGCAGGTATCTCCGAAGACGTTGCTCTTCCAAGGGTTGTCTTATGCCTGGCACACAATGGAAAAGTTGCCTGGGATATGAAATGGCGTCCCTTATCTCCGGATGACTCTCTTGATAAACATAGAATGGGGTACTTAGCTGTCTTGCTGGGGAATGGATCTCTGGAAGT GTGGGATGTTCCAATGCCTCAGGCTATATCAGCTCTATATTTGTCTTCAAATAAAGAAGCGACTGATCCTCGTTTCGTGAAACTGGCTCCCGTTTTTAAATGTTCAAACTTGAAGTGTGGTGATTCACAGAG TATTCCTTTGACAGTTGAATGGTCGACTTTTGGGAACCCTGACTTCTTACTCGCTGGTTGCCACGATGGCACG GTTGCTCTCTGGAAGTTTTCTATAACTAAATCTTCAGAAG ATACAAGACCTTTGCTTGTCTTCAGCGCAGATACATCTCCTATAAGGGCAGTTGCATGGGCTCCTGGTGAAAG TGATCAGGAAAGTGCAAACGTTATAGCTACTGCTGGACATGGAGGTCTCAAGTTTTGGGACTTACG TGATCCTTACCGTCCTTTATGGGATTTGCATCCAGTACCAAGGTTTATTTACAGCCTCGATTGGTTACAAGACCCAAA ATGTGTCTTATTGTCCTTTGAGGATGGAACAATGAGAATCCTAAGCTTGGTGAAGGTAGCCTACGATGTTCCCGCAACCGGAAAGCCTTACCCTAACACAAAACAGCAAGGGTTAAGCGTCTATAACTGTTCATCTTACCCCATCTGGAGTATTCAAGTTTCACGGCTAACAG GCATGGCTGCTTACTGCACTGCAGATGGGTCCGTTGCTCATTTCCAG CTTACGACCAAAGCAGTGGAAAAAGACCCGAGAAACCGGACACATCACTTCCTCTGTGGACGACTGACAATGAACGATTCCACCTTTATAGTGCATAGTCCAGCGCCTAATGTGCCAATCATGTTGAAGAAGCTAGTTAGTGAGAACGGTGAAAAACAGAGATGCCTTAAAAGTCTCTTGAATGAATCTCCTAACCGACACACGTCTCCTGTTTCAGATGGTCAGCCTCTAG CTTTTGCACAGGATGAGGAACCGGGATCAGAGTCTGAACCCGAGGGAACTAACAAGAAGGCATCAAAGTCAAAGGATAAAAAGGGAAAGGGGAACACAATAGAGGAGGACGAGAACAGAGGAGCGCTGGTTTGTGTTAAAGAAGATGGGGATGAAGGAGAAGGAAGAAGAAAGGAAGCAAGCAACAGTAGCAGCGGAGTGAAAGTAGAAAGGCTCCCACCTAAAATGGTGGCGATGCACAGAGTGCGGTGGAATATGAACAAAGGAAGCGAGAGATTGTTGTGTTATGGTGGAGCTGCTGGGATCGTTCGGTGTCAAGAGATTGCTTCATTTGGTTCGGTCGGTAAACCAAACTGGAGGCCTCAGAGATAA
- the LOC106294816 gene encoding uncharacterized protein LOC106294816 isoform X2, with the protein MNEEEPSGSREEGCSISLFDYSVENHLKAMESISDLCNETGIDIEKTDLNRLSSSVTLLREWRHFSYEPKSFGFYNEAEKGCEPKDVNSHTLPQFSSARAPKVKIDDDESSSFGELSKDFVMHVGGSVWALEWCPRVHVNPEALAKCEFLAVATHPPQSYSHKIGVRLSGRGIIQIWCVINVKCENDSAHTSGKKTAKPQKKPSVEFNNKGEPKKPRGRPRKHPVETTTEPKKTRGRPKRKCSTADLPIGLEGDVLYIEALSVRYPEEPVVPETPLPVTETKTNSGSSGQALSSENANIKLPVRRRRTKTQRAEEPCKPAMSEDSEAVGNNVPGEQSAGISEDVALPRVVLCLAHNGKVAWDMKWRPLSPDDSLDKHRMGYLAVLLGNGSLEVWDVPMPQAISALYLSSNKEATDPRFVKLAPVFKCSNLKCGDSQSIPLTVEWSTFGNPDFLLAGCHDGTVALWKFSITKSSEDTRPLLVFSADTSPIRAVAWAPGESDQESANVIATAGHGGLKFWDLRDPYRPLWDLHPVPRFIYSLDWLQDPKCVLLSFEDGTMRILSLVKVAYDVPATGKPYPNTKQQGLSVYNCSSYPIWSIQVSRLTGMAAYCTADGSVAHFQLTTKAVEKDPRNRTHHFLCGRLTMNDSTFIVHSPAPNVPIMLKKLVSENGEKQRCLKSLLNESPNRHTSPVSDGQPLAFAQDEEPGSESEPEGTNKKASKSKDKKGKGNTIEEDENRGALVCVKEDGDEGEGRRKEASNSSSGVKVERLPPKMVAMHRVRWNMNKGSERLLCYGGAAGIVRCQEIASFGSVGKPNWRPQR; encoded by the exons ATGAATGAAGAAGAGCCTTCAGGAAGTAGAGAAGAAGGATGTAGTATATCATTGTTTGATTATTCTGTTGAAAATCATTTGAAGGCAATGGAATCGATCAGTGATCTATGTAATGAAACTGGTATTGATATTGAGAAGACTGATCTCAACAGACTATCATCATCTGTTACACTCTTGAG GGAATGGAGGCATTTTAGTTATGAACCAAAAAGTTTTGGATTCTATAACGAAGCTGAAAAAGGCTGTGAACCAAAGGATGTCAACAGTCACACTTTGCCTCAATTTTCTTCTGCACGAGCTCCTAAG GTTAAGATAGATGACGATGAATCATCATCATTTGGTGAACTCAG CAAGGATTTTGTGATGCATGTTGGAGGCTCCGTTTGGGCATTGGAGTGGTGTCCCAGAGTTCATGTAAATCCAGAAGCTCTGGCAAAATGTGAG TTTCTAGCTGTGGCTACTCATCCGCCTCAGTCATACAGTCACAAGATAGGGGTTCGACTTTCAGGCAGGGGCATTATTCAGATATGGTGCGTTATAAACGTCAAATGCGAGAACGATAGCGCCCATACATCAGGGAAGAAGACAGCAAAGCCTCAAAAGAAACCATCCGTTGAGTTTAATAATAAAGGAGAACCTAAAAAGCCGAGAGGCAGGCCTAGAAAGCATCCAGTAGAGACAACAACAGAGCCTAAGAAGACAAGGGGAAGACCTAAAAGGAAGTGTAGTACTGCTGACCTTCCTATTGGGCTTGAAGGTGACGTTCTATACATTGAAGCTTTGTCTGTTCGATATCCGGAAGAGCCAGTTGTTCCCGAAACTCCTCTTCCGGTAACTGAAACTAAAACCAACAGTGGAAGCTCAGGACAAGCGTTGTCTTCAGAAAATGCAAATATCAAACTTCCCGTTCGGAGAAGAAGAACAAAAACCCAACGTGCTGAAGAACCTTGCAAACCGGCCATGTCAGAAGATAGTGAAGCTGTTGGAAACAACGTGCCAGGCGAACAATCCGCAGGTATCTCCGAAGACGTTGCTCTTCCAAGGGTTGTCTTATGCCTGGCACACAATGGAAAAGTTGCCTGGGATATGAAATGGCGTCCCTTATCTCCGGATGACTCTCTTGATAAACATAGAATGGGGTACTTAGCTGTCTTGCTGGGGAATGGATCTCTGGAAGT GTGGGATGTTCCAATGCCTCAGGCTATATCAGCTCTATATTTGTCTTCAAATAAAGAAGCGACTGATCCTCGTTTCGTGAAACTGGCTCCCGTTTTTAAATGTTCAAACTTGAAGTGTGGTGATTCACAGAG TATTCCTTTGACAGTTGAATGGTCGACTTTTGGGAACCCTGACTTCTTACTCGCTGGTTGCCACGATGGCACG GTTGCTCTCTGGAAGTTTTCTATAACTAAATCTTCAGAAG ATACAAGACCTTTGCTTGTCTTCAGCGCAGATACATCTCCTATAAGGGCAGTTGCATGGGCTCCTGGTGAAAG TGATCAGGAAAGTGCAAACGTTATAGCTACTGCTGGACATGGAGGTCTCAAGTTTTGGGACTTACG TGATCCTTACCGTCCTTTATGGGATTTGCATCCAGTACCAAGGTTTATTTACAGCCTCGATTGGTTACAAGACCCAAA ATGTGTCTTATTGTCCTTTGAGGATGGAACAATGAGAATCCTAAGCTTGGTGAAGGTAGCCTACGATGTTCCCGCAACCGGAAAGCCTTACCCTAACACAAAACAGCAAGGGTTAAGCGTCTATAACTGTTCATCTTACCCCATCTGGAGTATTCAAGTTTCACGGCTAACAG GCATGGCTGCTTACTGCACTGCAGATGGGTCCGTTGCTCATTTCCAG CTTACGACCAAAGCAGTGGAAAAAGACCCGAGAAACCGGACACATCACTTCCTCTGTGGACGACTGACAATGAACGATTCCACCTTTATAGTGCATAGTCCAGCGCCTAATGTGCCAATCATGTTGAAGAAGCTAGTTAGTGAGAACGGTGAAAAACAGAGATGCCTTAAAAGTCTCTTGAATGAATCTCCTAACCGACACACGTCTCCTGTTTCAGATGGTCAGCCTCTAG CTTTTGCACAGGATGAGGAACCGGGATCAGAGTCTGAACCCGAGGGAACTAACAAGAAGGCATCAAAGTCAAAGGATAAAAAGGGAAAGGGGAACACAATAGAGGAGGACGAGAACAGAGGAGCGCTGGTTTGTGTTAAAGAAGATGGGGATGAAGGAGAAGGAAGAAGAAAGGAAGCAAGCAACAGTAGCAGCGGAGTGAAAGTAGAAAGGCTCCCACCTAAAATGGTGGCGATGCACAGAGTGCGGTGGAATATGAACAAAGGAAGCGAGAGATTGTTGTGTTATGGTGGAGCTGCTGGGATCGTTCGGTGTCAAGAGATTGCTTCATTTGGTTCGGTCGGTAAACCAAACTGGAGGCCTCAGAGATAA
- the LOC106294817 gene encoding uncharacterized protein LOC106294817, whose product MSWRDTCRTLTIGGLLKAFPSFSSWLEELHSLPLVSLSLPFFFFLLLIRFFFWVQNLLFEYFFLMELEPISSCCSTSSSGEDAAANMTELEAAEALADLAQLAVMREQVFESAASWGSKGKRVRKRVKTESPPADSETLPTPDLAEERAVKEEGAEPISREVTEVPVKTETNGETPKPNLASTLRCNRPSGCGRSRQNLSEAEREERRIRRILANRESARQTIRRRQAMCEELSKKAADLAYENENLRRETDWALKEFQSLETINKHLKEQVAKSVKPETKEPEESPKPSQVEMSTSSTTPFYFYNQNPYQLFCWPHVTQPSNPMVSPLESQNGFTAPFTTSEGASAKAMTTQENGNPGGVDNGQKTHFYVVPCPWFLPAPTDQSNGVPFTFEEPQRVVSSNGHHTDDSSTKPVEVTKTLTSIKEENSGSTETRPLYDLNESAAEVLSEEGDGFPVTTQQQAFSFKREDVSDSPNGVTPPGHRVLMSLPGKKQGSLAAAEARKRRKELTKLKNLHGRQCRMQV is encoded by the exons ATGAGTTGGCGTGACACGTGTCGAACTCTCACAATCGGTGGGCTCCTCAAAGCATTTCCCTCTTTCTCCTCTTGGCTTGAGGAGTTGCACAGTCTCCCTCTCGTCTCTCTCTCTCTTCCTTTTTTTTTTTTTCTTCTTCTAATACGTTTTTTTTTTTGGGTTCAAAATCTTTTGTTTGAATATTTTTTCTTGATGGAGTTGGAGCCAATATCGAGCTGTTGTTCTACCTCGTCGTCTGGCGAAGACGCGGCGGCGAACATGACGGAGCTGGAGGCGGCAGAGGCATTGGCGGATTTGGCGCAGCTTGCGGTAATGCGAGAGCAGGTTTTCGAATCCGCGGCGAGCTGGGGAAGCAAAGGGAAACGAGTTAGGAAGCGAGTCAAGACCGAGTCTCCTCCGGCTGACTCGGAAACGTTACCTACTCCGGATCTAGCTGAG GAACGGGCAGTGAAGGAAGAAGGAGCAGAACCGATTAGTAGGGAAGTAACTGAAGTTCCGGTTAAAACTGAAACGAATGGTGAAACACCTAAACCAAATCTTGCTTCGACACTAAGGTGTAATAGACCAAGTGGCTGTGGCCGATCCAGGCAGAATTTAAGTGAG GCTGAAAGAGAAGAGCGTAGAATCAGAAGAATACTAGCTAACAGAGAATCCGCTAGGCAGACTATTCGACGAAGACAG GCAATGTGTGAGGAGTTGAGTAAAAAAGCAGCTGATCTAGCATATGAGAACGAGAATCTGAGAAGA GAAACAGATTGGGCCTTGAAAGAGTTTCAGTCTTTGGAGACGATTAACAAGCATTTAAAAGAACAG GTAGCGAAGTCAGTAAAACCAGAGACAAAAGAACCTGAAGAGTCCCCCAAGCCATCACAAGTTGAGATGTCTACATCATCTACTACTCCCTTTTACTTCTACAACCAGAATCCTTACCAGCTTTTCTGCTGGCCTCATGTTACACAACCATCAAACCCCATGGTGTCACCACTCGAAAGCCAAAACGGTTTCACAGCACCTTTCACCACTAGCGAAGGAGCTTCTGCCAAAGCCATGACCACGCAGGAGAATGGAAACCCTGGTGGTGTTGATAATGGGCAGAAAACACATTTCTACGTCGTGCCATGCCCTTGGTTTCTCCCTGCTCCTACTGATCAAAGCAATGGCGTCCCCTTTACGTTTGAAGAACCACAAAGAGTCGTTTCTTCAAACGGGCACCATACCGATGATTCTTCAACAAAACCAGTTGAGGTCACGAAAACTCTGACTAGCATCAAAGAAGAGAACTCTGGTTCAACCGAGACACGACCTTTGTATGATCTCAACGAATCAGCAGCCGAAGTCCTCTCAGAAGAGGGAGATGGTTTTCCCGTAACAACGCAACAACAAGCTTTTAGTTTCAAGCGTGAAGATGTCTCTGACTCGCCTAATGGAGTCACTCCGCCTGGCCACCGTGTTTTGATGTCTCTGCCTGGGAAGAAGCAAGGCTCCTTGGCTGCAGCGGAAGCTAGAAAGAGAAGGAAAGAACTCACTAAGCTCAAGAACCTCCACGGCCGTCAATGTCGGATGCAAGTATGA
- the LOC106294818 gene encoding protein RADIALIS-like 5 has product MASSSMSSSWTSKQNKMFERALAVYDKDTPDRWQNVAKAVGSKSAEEVKRHYDVLVEDIENIEQDLVPLPKYKTIDVGSKSRGIIDFDLRLMKNMRIQ; this is encoded by the exons ATGGCCTCAAGTTCTATGAGCTCGTCTTGGACGTCTAAACAAAATAAGATGTTCGAGAGGGCTTTAGCCGTTTACGATAAAGACACTCCCGACCGTTGGCAAAACGTGGCCAAAGCCGTTGGAAGTAAATCGGCAGAGGAAGTCAAACGTCACTACGACGTTCTCGTCGAAGATATTGAGAACATCGAACAAGACTTGGTCCCTTTGCCCAAATACAAGACCATCGATGTTGGAAGTAAATCACGAGGCATCATTGATTTTGATTTGAG GTTAATGAAGAATATGAGAATCCAGTGA
- the LOC106294819 gene encoding uncharacterized protein LOC106294819 yields the protein MPPSRRTLQMPFYSSTSLITPQPQQQWDLFHSTLTANKQVFHITPSQFDFSNKFLLEIAQRQKWVTTFHMEILMYMLAERHRELLGREKLAFTTPYIASGIQEVYKRFKKLARKDRFQWEDRLTELVLQPGKKWMEDVFTIYTPMIWADRHWVGLAINLDMGYVDIFDPLPTLYDDKKVVKFMEPILTSLPYLVKKVAKPQQTQFRGLKPFHWQRMTRSYINERSGDCGPVSIKFMELHSHGDPLQYMLGITDGTVDDLRKQYAMDVYKTIILPAYHTPTFG from the exons ATGCCACCTAGCAGAAGAACTCTTCAAATGCCCTTTTATTCCAGCACTAGCCTCATCACTCCGCAACCGCAGCAACAGTGGGACCTCTTCCACTCGACTCTGACAGCTAATAAGCAAGT CTTCCACATTACTCCGTCCCAATTTGACTTCTCCAACAAATTCTTACTGGAAATAGCGCAGCGCCAGAAATGGGTTACCACATTT CACATGGAAATTTTGATGTACATGCTTGCTGAAAGGCACAGAGAGCTGCTTGGTCGAGAGAAGCTTGCTTTCACAACACCCTATATAGCATCCGGGATTCAGGAGGTATACAAGAGGTTCAAGAAATTGGCAAGGAAAGACCGATTCCAATGGGAAGACCGTCTGACTGAGTTGGTGCTTCAGCCAGGAAAGAAATGGATGGAAGATGTGTTCACTATATATACTCCTATGATCTGGGCAGATAGACACTGGGTGGGACTAGCTATAAATCTTGATATGGGCTATGTTGATATCTTCGACCCACTCCCGACGTTGTATGATGATAAGAAGGTTGTGAAGTTCATGGAGCCCATCCTCACTTCACTGCCCTACCTCGTCAAGAAGGTTGCTAAACCACAACAAACTCAGTTTCGTGGACTCAAGCCTTTTCATTGGCAGAGGATGACCAGAAGCTACATAAATGAGCGGTCGGGTGATTGTGGTCCAGTCAGCATCAAGTTTATGGAGCTACACTCTCACGGTGATCCTCTTCAATACATGTTAGGAATCACTGACGGGACCGTTGATGATCTACGCAAACAGTATGCTATGGATGTCTACAAAACCATCATCCTACCTGCTTATCACACTCCAACATTCGGTTGA